In Candidatus Nealsonbacteria bacterium, the sequence TTTGGTGTTTTTTGGGGATGCTCCAATTATCCAGAATGTAAAAATATTAGGAAAATAGAAATATCTACTGGAGTTAATTGTCCAAAATGCAAAAAAGGCGAGATTGTTCAAAAAAAATCAAAAAGAGGACGCCATTTCTACGGATGTTCAAGTTATCCCGACTGTGACTTCATATTAAATCAAAAACCCACTGGGGAAATCTGCTCTAAATGTAGTTCACTCTTAGTATTAGATAAAAAAGAAACAAAGTGCTCAAACAAAGAATGCTCTTAAGATGAATACTTCTTAAGGATTTTCTTTTTAAATTCTTGGAAGCTACCTTCTTTTATTGAGATTCTAATTTCTTTCATTAGATTCTGAATCCAAAATAAATTATGTTCAGCCAAAAGAATCATTCCATATATCTCCTTCTCTCTTAGAAGATGATGGATATAGCTCAAGGAATAACTCTGACATACAGGACAGCCACAGTCCTTATCAATAGGGCTTTTTTTCTTTAAAAATTTTGCAGCTCTTAAATTAACTCTCCCTTTTGAAGTAATCGCTGCTCCATGACGAGCCCAACGAGTAGGTATAACACAATCAAAAAGATCAATTCCTCTTTCTACTGATTCTAGGATATCATCAGGCTCCCCAATGCCAAGCAGGTGGCGTGGTTTTGATTCGGGCAATAAAGGAATGACTTCATCTAAGACCGAATGCATACTCGGCTTACTATCACCAAATGAGCCGCCAAATGAGCCGCCAATTCCAAATCCAAAAAAAGGAAGACTACCAATAAATTTAGCCGATTCTTTTCTCAAATCTTTATAAGGCCCACCCTGAATAATACCGAGCATAGCTTGATTCTTTCCCTTAAAAGAATTTATGCATCTTATGGCCCACTTATTAGTTCGATATAAAGACTCTTTAGTATATTCATAAGAATCTAAAGGAGAAGTACACTCATCGAAAGCAAAAATGATATCAGCACCCAGTTTTTCTTGAACTTTAATAGATATTTCAGGATTCATTCTTAAAAGGTTACCGTTGTATGGAGAAAAAAAAGAAACTCCGTCATCATCAATTGAAACCATATTATTCTTTTTCTTCTTCCCCGTATTACCGCCTGATGCTAATTTCCCCACTCCATATTCCCATCCTGATCCAAGACTAAAAACCTGAAACCCTCCACTGTCAGTCATTAAAGGATAACCTTCAGACATAAAACTATGAAGGCCACCAGCCCGAGATACTTCCTTGTATCGATCATTGCAAAAAAAATGGAAAGTATTGACCATAAATATCTGCGCGCCAAAAGAAGCCACCTTCTTAAAAGCAGGGCCTTTTAGGGCCCCTTTGGTAGCTACCGGAACAAAGCAGGGTGTATCTATCTTTCCGCTCGGAGTCTTTAAAGTTCCACGCCTAGCTCGACTCTTATTATCTTTTGAAGAAATCTTGAATTCAAACATTTAAACTAATGTGATTAGAAAAATAACCCCAGTACTACCAGTGGCAAGTGTAATGGCAACATCAATAAGATTAACTCTTGTCCTTAATGCTATTTCCGGTAAATTTGGTAAAAACTTAAATTATTTTAAGATCCATAAAGTCATTATATCTTTTTTTTATAAAAACAAAAAACTACAACCAGCTAGTCGCAACTCCTTAATAATTTATAATAATTCCTCTACTTCCTTCACTGTCTCTTCTGGAGTATAATGGGCTTTAATTAAATGCTTCTCAACCCGTAGTTGTTGCTGAATTCTTTTGCTATCGTCTTCTGAATTTGAAAGAACTACAACCCTTGCATCTTTTCTTTCTTTGCTATTTCTTATTTCCCTTAATACATCCCATCCATCCATTTTAGGCAAAATAATATCAAGCATTATAATATCAAAAGGTTCTCTTAGAGCACACTCAAGAGCTTCTTCTCCATCTTTTGCTGAAGTTACATTGTAACCACGTTTCTCAAACTTTGTGACATATATATCTATTAGAAAAGGATCATCTTCTACAATAAGTATTTTTTTCATAAGAATATTATTATTTCTTGATAAAATAATAACATTTTATTTGTTAAAAAACAAACGTAATCTTGATAAAGATTGTTTCTTATACTAAAATAATACTAATGGGAAAAGAACGAACGACATCTCAATTTAATGTAATACAAAATTGTCGTAACTATGACATCCCTTTATGGCAATGCCCTCAGTTCTTATTTATTATTATGGGCTTGGTTATGATAGGAGCCATCATGCTTAGTTCGTTTATAGGAACAAAATATCTTATGGGTCCTGAAATAATAGTGCTTGCCACAATTAGCATTACTATCTTCCTTTTTATCATCGCTTTTATCATAGTTCAAAGTTTTGAAAAAATGGCTGAGGCAAACAGAATGAAAACTGAATTTATTAATATTGCCTCACATCAACTGCGAACTCCGCTAACCAATATAAAGTGGGGGTCTGATGCAATAATTAACGAAAACCTTAATAAAGACCAAGCTGATAGCTTGAAAATAATTCAAATAAATATAGAGCGAATGGCAAAGCTGATATCAGGCCTGTTAATGGTTTCACGAATCGAACAAAAAAGACTAACTCGAAATGATGAACTCTTTTCTTTAGAAGAGATGGCACGTCAAATAATTGCAGAAAGTAAGTTCCACTCTGACGGTCGCAAAATTAATGTTAACTTTGTCGCTAATGATAATTTGCCTAAAATCATGGGCGACCCATTTCAAATAAAAACGGTTTTTGAAAACCTTCTAAACAACGCTTTGAAACATAGTCCTGAAAATACAACAATAAATGTTTCTTTGGCACGAAAAGGAAAATCAGCTTTGCTTGAAATATCAGATAATGGCATTGGTATACCAGAAGAAGATCATAAATATATTTTTCAGAAATTCTTTAAAGCAAAAAATGTAATGAAAACAAATACGGAAGGAACGGGACTAGGACTTTTCATTTGTAAGTCAATAATAAAAAGTATGGGCGGAGATATAAATTTCAAGAGTGCTGTTGGTAAGGGAACAACTTTTTGGTTTACCCTACCCTTAATAAATAAAAAATAATAACTGACCTTGATATAAAATCAATGTCAGATAAAAAAATGCAAAAGATACTATTCATTGAAGATGAATCAGCGCTTCAAAGGACTCTAGGTAAAAAATTAGAATTGGCTGGCTATACAATAATAGAAGCTATGGACGGAGAAAAAGGAATTGAATTAGCAAAGTCCGAAAAGCCAGACCTTATCTTGCTTGACCTTATTCTGCCTAAAAAAAATGGTTTTGATGTACTAAAAGAAATAAGATCTTTTGAGAAAACTAAAAACATTCCCGTAATTATCTTAACCAATCTAGATGGAACTAAAGAGGTTGAAAAAGCACTTGAATTTGGCGCAACCACTTATTTGGTAAAAATTAATTATAGTCTTGAAGACGTAATAGAAAAGATCGGAAAAATACTTAGCAAGAATGAAAATTGAGAATCAACAATTAAGATCTTTCCTAATTGGTGCTGATATAATAACTGAAGAACAGTTTAATCAAATTAGTCAAAGGGCTGTAAAGGAGAATAAAAAAATATCAGATATTCTTGTAGCTGAAAAGTTTATCTCTGAAGAGAATCTAATAAAAATGAAGGCCTATATCTTGGGCATTCCTTTTATTAATTTAGAAGAAAAGAAAATTGATGCAAACATATTAAAAATCATACCCGAACCAATAGCACGCTCACATAATATTATTGCCTTTAAACAAGAAAACAAAAAACTAGAGGTAGCCATGACTGACCCTGAAGATTTAGGAACGATTGATTTCATTAGAAAGAAATCTGGTCTAACAATTCTCCCCCGACTAACCACCATGGAGAGTATTAAAAAATCTCTCAGGCAATATCATCAATCACTTGAAACTGAATTCGGAGATATAATTAAAAAAGAAGAGAAAGAAGCTGAAGTGCTTGAAAAAGTAGCCGAAGAAGTATCGGTTGTAAGAATAGTTGACACCTTAATAAAGCACGCTACCCTTCAAGGGGCTTCAGATATCCATATTGAGCCACAAGAAAAAGAATTAATTGTGCGATACAGAATAGACGGAATATTAAGAGATGCGATGGTATTGCCTATAAACATTGCTCTTGGCGTTGTAGCTAGAATAAAGGTTCTCTCTAATTTAAAACTTGATGAGCATAGACTTCCCCAAGATGGAAGATTTAAAGTTAATTATGAAGATTCCCATTATTCATTAAGAGTATCTATCCTGCCTGTCTCTTATGGAGAAAAGGTTGTTATGCGTCTCCTTCCAGAAACTACAGAAATACTAACACTCGAAGAAATTGGACTGAAAGGAGATTCATTAGAAAATGTAAAAGAAGCACTTAAAAAAACAACTGGAATGATTCTTGTTACCGGTCCAACCGGATCAGGCAAAACTAGTACCCTCTATACAGTAATAGATATGCTTAACACTCCTCGAGTTAACATTTCTACCGTAGAAGACCCGATTGAGTATCAAATAAAAAGAGTGGCCCAAACCCAAGTTAATCCGAAAATTGGACTGACCTTTGCTACCGGATTAAGATCATTAGTCAGACAAGATCCTGATATTATCATGGTTGGAGAGATAAGAGATGAGGAAACAGCTAGCCTAGCAGTTAATGCTGCACTAACTGGTCACTTGGTGCTATCAACTCTCCATACTACAAGCGCTGCCGGAGCTGTATCTAGATTAATGGATATGGAAATTGAATCATTCTTAATATCCTCCACATTAAACATAATTATCGCTCAAAGACTTGTAAGACGTCTGCATAAAAGTAAAAAAGAATATCGATTAGAAAAAAGCGACATAGAAAGTTTGAAAAAATATTTTGATATAAACAGACTGACTGATCTGTTAATAAAAGAAGGGATTATTAGTAAGGGGCAAAGCATTCAAGATGTGCCATTTTTTAAGCCCGGAAAGACAAAGGATTGTCCTGATGGATATCAGGGAAGAGTCGGTATCTTTGAAGTACTAAAAGTTAGTGATAATATTAGGAAAATTATTACAAAAAAACCTGACTCAATGGAGATTCATAAGGCTGCCCAAGAAGAAGGAATGGTATCATTGATGGAATCGGGATTTATAAAAGCTGCTCAGGGAATTACTTCAATCGAAGAAGTACTAAGGGTAATAATCGAATAAAATGAAATATAAATACGTTGCCATAGATAATAATGGAGAGCGAACCAAAGAAGTGGCGAATTTTGAAAATGAAACTGAACTTTCAAAATACCTTCACTCTAAAGGTCTCTTCCTTGTTTCTGCAGAACCAGTCAAATCTTCTAAAAAAGCATCTATTAGTTTTTTTAAAAAGGTTTCTCTTTCCGAGAAGATGTTTTTTATTAGACATCTAAAAGTAATGATATCAGCAGGACTTTCCCTCTCTAAGGCCCTTGATGCTCTTGAAAAACAAACTAAAAATAATTTCCTAAAAGAAGCCGTCATTACAATAAAAGATGATGTAAAAAGTGGTAAAAGATTTTCAGAAGCACTTTTAAAACATCCTGCAATCTTTTCTGAATTTTTCTATAACATGATTAGGGCTTCAGAAGAATCTGGAACAACCGAAGAAGTATTAGGAATTCTTTCTGATCATATAGAAAAGGAGTATTCTCTAAAATCAAAAGTAAAAGGAGCGCTAATTTATCCTGCAGTAATCATTTCAGCCATGCTTGGGGTCGGAGTAATCATGTTAGTCTTTGTTATTCCTCAATTGGCTCAGACCTTTAAAGAAATGGAACTTGAGCTGCCCAACTCAACTCAGGCGATAATAAGTATCGGTGGCTTTCTTGCTAATAACTTAATTCTTATCCCCGTTGCTATTATTGGAATAGCCTTTTCTACGACCCTATTCCTTCGAACAAAAACCGGAAAAAGAGTTTTTAGCTGGATATCACTTAAAATACCTCTCATAGCTACTTTTACAAGAAACACGAGTTCAGCACATATTAGTCGTACACTTAGTTCTCTTCTTAATTCAGGTACCTCTATTACAAGAAGCCTAGAGATTGTTACAAACACTTTAGGTAACCTATATTTCCAAGATGCAATAGCGGCAACTTCGGAAAAAGTGAAAAAAGGGGAAAAGCTCTCTAAGGCGCTAAGCCAATATGATGACATTCTCTCACCACTCATTATTCAAATGGTGGAAGTCGGAGAAGAGACTGGAGAAACATCAAGCCTTTTATTGAAAGCAGCTGAATTCTTGGAAGAAGAAGTTGAAGCCACAACTAAAAACTTAACATCAATAATTGAGCCGATTTTAATGATTCTTATCGGTGTGGCTATAGGATTCTTTGCAATTTCTATGCTTCAGCCAATGTATTCAATGTTGGGAGCATTTTAAGATTAATAAAATGAAAAAAGGATTTACATTAATTGAACTTCTTATCGTCATTAGTGTTGTAATGATATTGGTAGCAATATCATTTCCTATGTTTTCTTTTTTTCGAAAAGAATCTGAATTAAATAGTGCTTCTGAAGAGATAATAAGTATTCTAAGAATTGCGCAAAATAGAACCATATCCTCAAAGCAAGCAAATAGCTGGGGAGTATATTTTAACAGGACGACATCTCCAGAAAGCATAACCCTCTTCAAGGGAAAAAGTTACGCCACCCGAGAAAGTGGCGAGGACAAGAGAGCATTACTTCCCCTATCAGTTGAAATGTTTGAAATTGATTTTCAAAATATAGGGTCCGAGGTGATATTTGAAAGGATAACCGGAAAGGCTATTCAGGTTGGCCACATAGCCATACGAATAATTAATGACCCCAGAAAAGAAAGATTAATCTGTATAGGGCCATATATAATTGGACTTTGCCAAGGATATGAATAAAATAAAAAACAATAAAGGAATGACGATCGTGGAGGTTTTAGTAGCTATTGGGGTTATTGTAATAATCTTTGGAATTATGTCTGGGCTATCCATATTCTCTCTACGAATCACAAATTTAGCCAAAGAAACCTCTCAAGCAAACCATTTAGCCACAGAAGCAATGGAGGCTGTTAGGTCATTTAGAGATGGAACTGATTGGAATATTAATGGTTTAGCCTCACTAACGCTAGCCCCTCAGGAATATCATCCGGAAATAATTAATGACTCTTGGGCTCTAGCGCCCGGTGACCAGGAAATAGATGGTTTTAATCGAAAAATAATAATCAATGAAGTAAGAAGAAATATTTCGGGAAATATTATTGAATCTGGCGGATCAGTAGATCAAGATAGCAGAAAAATAACTGTTATAGTTTCCTGGAAAGATCAGGAGGTTAAAATCATCAGCTACTTAACTAACTGGAGACAATGAAAAATATAAGAAAAAGAGGATTTACCCTAATAGAGGTGCTAACCTATATAAGCATCTTGATAATTGCTACTTTGGCAATTTCATCTTTCCTTATCTGGATGATACGGTTCAATATCAATATGAAAACCTTAAGAGAGACACAGCACTATACCGAAAGAGCGATGAGAATTATGAATAACGAAATAAAGTTCTCTACTATGATAATCGATGATAATAGTAATTTCAATAATCATCCAGGAAAAATATCTATTAAAAGTTCTGACGGATCTATTACAGATTTCTTTCTTTACGACGGTCTTCTTTATATAGAGAAAGAACTGGATAAAACGCCGTTATTTCCAGACTATATTACGATAACTAATTTAATTTTCAGAAAAATCACCAATAAGGAAAGAAATTCGATTCAAATAGAAATGACAGCGGAACATAAGGGACCAATCAATCGTCCTGAATATCAATCAGTAATTAATATGAGGTCAACGACTTCATTAAGAATATATTAATATGAAAAGACAAAAAGGATTTGCTACAATACTTGTTGTTATAATGGCACTATCCATATTTATAATTATAAGTATGAGCCTTTTCATAACGACCTTAAGTCAGCAAGTAATCGCTAATAACAATGTCAGATCCAGTCAAAGTTATTATGTAGCCGAAGCTGGAATTGAAGATGCTCTCCTAAGACTATTAAAAGACCCCTCTTTTCTAGGTTCTTATGAACTAACTGTTGGCGATAAAAAATCCCAAGTGGAAATAAATCCTATTGGAACATCAAGAAGGGTTTTATCAACAGGAAATGTTTCAAGACGCATAAGAAAATTAGAAGTAATATATTCAATATCTAATGTAGCTAGCTGGAGAGAAATTAAATAGAAAGATAAGCTATCGTATGTTATAGTAAATAATATGCTAGAACGATTAACATTAAATCCGTCATCATTTGGCCTTGATCTTTCCGATTCTTCAATTAAGATAATCAATCTTGAAAAAAGGAAGGGGGGGCCATATTGTTCAGCTTGGGGTGAAATGAAGCTTGAGCGCGGAATAATAGAGGCTGGGGAAATAAAAAATGAAGATGCTTTAGTTCAGGCCATTAAAAACGCGGTTTCAAACATTTATGGTGAAAAAATAAAGACAAAGCATGTGGTAGCTTCTCTTCCAGAAGAAAGATCATTTCTTCAAGTTATCCAAATGCCTAAACTTTCTGAAGAAGAAATGGTAAGCTCAATTCATTACGAAGTAGAAAACTATATCCCTTTATCAATAGATAATGTTTATTTTGATTTTCAATTGATAAGACCAGCGGGGCATAACATTAACCACGTAGATGTTTTAATTAATGCAATCCCCAGAGAAATAATAGATCCATATGTAAGATGCATTAAAAGAGCTGGCTTAATTCCGGGAGCACTTGAAATAGAGTCTCAGGCCATAACTCGTGCTTTAATAAATAAAAATAGGAGTGATATCCCAACTCTCATAGTTGATATTGGTGAAAATAAAACTATTTTCATCATATTCTCTGGAACTAGCTTAAGATTTACGTTCTCCTTCCCCTTCTCATCAAGTAAAATAACTCAGTCTATAGCAGAAAAATCAGCTGTTGATATGGAGACAGCAGAAGACATTAAAAGGAAATATAATTTACAAGAAGGCGGACGTGATCCTGAATTAAAAGATGTATTTGAAGCAATTAGGGAAAATCTTATTGACTTAACTCAAGAAATGAAAAAACATCTGGAATTTTATAAAACCCGTACAACTCATGAACATTTACCAAATTCAACTGGAGAAGTGGGCAAAATAATTCTTTGTGGAGGTGGATCAAACCTTAGAGGAATAGATAAGTTTGTTGAGGAAAGAGTTGGAGTAATCACCGAGATTGGAAATCCATGGACAAATGCCTCTAATGTTGTCACAAAAAAAGACTCTTTAAGTTTAGAGAAATCGTTAGGCCTTAGCACGGCGATAGGATTAGCATTAAGAGATTTTTAAAATGATTAATTTACTGCCACCAAAAGAAAAGAAGAATCTTTTAGATAAAAAAATTGAGAAGCTGATTACTATTATAGGCAGTATAACTTTATTCTTCTTGATTTTTTATCTCTTTTTATTGTTATCCATAAATATGTATGTAGAAACTATTCTAGAATCAGAATTGATATCGCTGGAGCAATTACAAAAAGATCATTTAAGCTCGGATTCATACCAATTACAAGAATCAATTGATAAATATAATAAGAAATTTTCACAGGCAAGAATGTCCTACGAAAATCAAACTTTTTTCACAAATGGCATTGAACAAATTACTTCACTTAAGCCAGGAGGTGTTTTTTTTAGAAATATTTCCCTAAAGAAAAGTGATGCTGGAATATTTTTTTCTATTTCAGGTTTTAGCAGAACAAGAGCTAATTTAATCAACTTTAGAGATAATTTAGAAGAAGCTGAAAAAATATCTGACGTTAATTTCTCACCGTTAAGCTGGGTTCGACCAAATGATATTGATTTTCAACTAGCCTTTGAATTGAAGCGATGAACAAAATAAAAAAACCTTATATATTAATAGGATTATTCTTACTTACCGCTATTATATTAATAAGGATGTTTATATTTCCCACAGTAGAAAAAATTGAAAAAGGATCTAGGAGAATCATTGAAACTCAAAGAGAATCATTACGATTAGTAACGCAAACAATGGAGCTAACAAAATTTGAAGAATCACTGGATCAATATCAACCCGATCTAGATAGAATTGACTCACTTTTTATTGACAGTCATTCACCCCTTACATTTATTCAATTCCTAGAAACAACTTCTCTAGAAACAAATACCGAGCTTGAAATTTCATCAATTATCACTCCAACAACTGAAACCAATAATTGGATACCGTTAACATTTAATATTATTCTAGATGGCTCTTTTAACGATGTAATGAAATTTCTAGAAAAGGTGGAACTTAGTGACTATTTAGTTCAATCAGAAAATCTAATAATGGCACTGGATTTAGATGAGGAAGTTATAAGAATGACCTTATCGCTAAAATTATTGACCCAATAGAATGAAGAAGGAAATTAATATTAATTCAATAGTAAAGAGTTTAAAAAAGACTAAAAAAATAGCCTGGTGGA encodes:
- the tgt gene encoding tRNA guanosine(34) transglycosylase Tgt produces the protein MFEFKISSKDNKSRARRGTLKTPSGKIDTPCFVPVATKGALKGPAFKKVASFGAQIFMVNTFHFFCNDRYKEVSRAGGLHSFMSEGYPLMTDSGGFQVFSLGSGWEYGVGKLASGGNTGKKKKNNMVSIDDDGVSFFSPYNGNLLRMNPEISIKVQEKLGADIIFAFDECTSPLDSYEYTKESLYRTNKWAIRCINSFKGKNQAMLGIIQGGPYKDLRKESAKFIGSLPFFGFGIGGSFGGSFGDSKPSMHSVLDEVIPLLPESKPRHLLGIGEPDDILESVERGIDLFDCVIPTRWARHGAAITSKGRVNLRAAKFLKKKSPIDKDCGCPVCQSYSLSYIHHLLREKEIYGMILLAEHNLFWIQNLMKEIRISIKEGSFQEFKKKILKKYSS
- a CDS encoding response regulator, which produces MKKILIVEDDPFLIDIYVTKFEKRGYNVTSAKDGEEALECALREPFDIIMLDIILPKMDGWDVLREIRNSKERKDARVVVLSNSEDDSKRIQQQLRVEKHLIKAHYTPEETVKEVEELL
- a CDS encoding HAMP domain-containing histidine kinase; protein product: MGKERTTSQFNVIQNCRNYDIPLWQCPQFLFIIMGLVMIGAIMLSSFIGTKYLMGPEIIVLATISITIFLFIIAFIIVQSFEKMAEANRMKTEFINIASHQLRTPLTNIKWGSDAIINENLNKDQADSLKIIQINIERMAKLISGLLMVSRIEQKRLTRNDELFSLEEMARQIIAESKFHSDGRKINVNFVANDNLPKIMGDPFQIKTVFENLLNNALKHSPENTTINVSLARKGKSALLEISDNGIGIPEEDHKYIFQKFFKAKNVMKTNTEGTGLGLFICKSIIKSMGGDINFKSAVGKGTTFWFTLPLINKK
- a CDS encoding response regulator; amino-acid sequence: MQKILFIEDESALQRTLGKKLELAGYTIIEAMDGEKGIELAKSEKPDLILLDLILPKKNGFDVLKEIRSFEKTKNIPVIILTNLDGTKEVEKALEFGATTYLVKINYSLEDVIEKIGKILSKNEN
- a CDS encoding GspE/PulE family protein, which codes for MKIENQQLRSFLIGADIITEEQFNQISQRAVKENKKISDILVAEKFISEENLIKMKAYILGIPFINLEEKKIDANILKIIPEPIARSHNIIAFKQENKKLEVAMTDPEDLGTIDFIRKKSGLTILPRLTTMESIKKSLRQYHQSLETEFGDIIKKEEKEAEVLEKVAEEVSVVRIVDTLIKHATLQGASDIHIEPQEKELIVRYRIDGILRDAMVLPINIALGVVARIKVLSNLKLDEHRLPQDGRFKVNYEDSHYSLRVSILPVSYGEKVVMRLLPETTEILTLEEIGLKGDSLENVKEALKKTTGMILVTGPTGSGKTSTLYTVIDMLNTPRVNISTVEDPIEYQIKRVAQTQVNPKIGLTFATGLRSLVRQDPDIIMVGEIRDEETASLAVNAALTGHLVLSTLHTTSAAGAVSRLMDMEIESFLISSTLNIIIAQRLVRRLHKSKKEYRLEKSDIESLKKYFDINRLTDLLIKEGIISKGQSIQDVPFFKPGKTKDCPDGYQGRVGIFEVLKVSDNIRKIITKKPDSMEIHKAAQEEGMVSLMESGFIKAAQGITSIEEVLRVIIE
- a CDS encoding type II secretion system F family protein encodes the protein MKYKYVAIDNNGERTKEVANFENETELSKYLHSKGLFLVSAEPVKSSKKASISFFKKVSLSEKMFFIRHLKVMISAGLSLSKALDALEKQTKNNFLKEAVITIKDDVKSGKRFSEALLKHPAIFSEFFYNMIRASEESGTTEEVLGILSDHIEKEYSLKSKVKGALIYPAVIISAMLGVGVIMLVFVIPQLAQTFKEMELELPNSTQAIISIGGFLANNLILIPVAIIGIAFSTTLFLRTKTGKRVFSWISLKIPLIATFTRNTSSAHISRTLSSLLNSGTSITRSLEIVTNTLGNLYFQDAIAATSEKVKKGEKLSKALSQYDDILSPLIIQMVEVGEETGETSSLLLKAAEFLEEEVEATTKNLTSIIEPILMILIGVAIGFFAISMLQPMYSMLGAF
- a CDS encoding prepilin-type N-terminal cleavage/methylation domain-containing protein → MKKGFTLIELLIVISVVMILVAISFPMFSFFRKESELNSASEEIISILRIAQNRTISSKQANSWGVYFNRTTSPESITLFKGKSYATRESGEDKRALLPLSVEMFEIDFQNIGSEVIFERITGKAIQVGHIAIRIINDPRKERLICIGPYIIGLCQGYE
- a CDS encoding prepilin-type N-terminal cleavage/methylation domain-containing protein, yielding MNKIKNNKGMTIVEVLVAIGVIVIIFGIMSGLSIFSLRITNLAKETSQANHLATEAMEAVRSFRDGTDWNINGLASLTLAPQEYHPEIINDSWALAPGDQEIDGFNRKIIINEVRRNISGNIIESGGSVDQDSRKITVIVSWKDQEVKIISYLTNWRQ
- a CDS encoding type II secretion system GspH family protein; amino-acid sequence: MKNIRKRGFTLIEVLTYISILIIATLAISSFLIWMIRFNINMKTLRETQHYTERAMRIMNNEIKFSTMIIDDNSNFNNHPGKISIKSSDGSITDFFLYDGLLYIEKELDKTPLFPDYITITNLIFRKITNKERNSIQIEMTAEHKGPINRPEYQSVINMRSTTSLRIY
- the pilM gene encoding type IV pilus assembly protein PilM gives rise to the protein MLERLTLNPSSFGLDLSDSSIKIINLEKRKGGPYCSAWGEMKLERGIIEAGEIKNEDALVQAIKNAVSNIYGEKIKTKHVVASLPEERSFLQVIQMPKLSEEEMVSSIHYEVENYIPLSIDNVYFDFQLIRPAGHNINHVDVLINAIPREIIDPYVRCIKRAGLIPGALEIESQAITRALINKNRSDIPTLIVDIGENKTIFIIFSGTSLRFTFSFPFSSSKITQSIAEKSAVDMETAEDIKRKYNLQEGGRDPELKDVFEAIRENLIDLTQEMKKHLEFYKTRTTHEHLPNSTGEVGKIILCGGGSNLRGIDKFVEERVGVITEIGNPWTNASNVVTKKDSLSLEKSLGLSTAIGLALRDF